The Arthrobacter russicus genome has a segment encoding these proteins:
- the uvrA gene encoding excinuclease ABC subunit UvrA: MPKAAESSLAPTRELNSVREPVKRPDMSRLVVKGAREHNLRNVDLDLPRDSMIVFTGLSGSGKSSLAFDTIFAEGQRRYVESLSAYARQFLGQVDKPDVDFIEGLSPAVSIDQKSTSKNPRSTVGTITEIYDYMRLLWARVGRPHCPICGEPVARQTPQQIVDQLLEMAEGTRFQVLAPVVRGRKGEFVDLFKELTAKGYSRAKVDGELIQLAEAPKLGKQYKHTIEVVVDRLVVRDGIQQRLTDSVETALLLAEGRVLVELVDVAEDDAETVRIRSFSENLACPNEHPLAIDEIEPRSFSFNNPFGACSACSGIGTKLEVDEELVVPNPALPLGEGAIAPWSLGAATTEYWNRLLEGLGKELGFDLGMPWRKLSTEARQAILHGKDHNVVVQYRNRFGRERKYSTGFEGVIQYIHRKHLETESDYARDRYEEYMRQVPCPECGGARLNPASLSVLINNKSIAAVAAMPMRECFEFLSSLELTDREAQIAAQVLKEIQARLTFLLDVGLEYLNLERASATLSGGEAQRIRLATQIGSGLVGVLYVLDEPSIGLHQRDNRRLIETLTRLRDLGNTLIVVEHDEDTIHEADWVVDIGPGAGEHGGQVVHSGPLAGLLSNTSSLTGDYLSGRKKIEVPAKRRKFDKKRVLKVVGARENNLRNLDAVFPLGVFTAVTGVSGSGKSTLVNEILYKVLANKLNGAKQVAGRHTKVEGLEQLDKVVHVDQSPIGRTPRSNPATYTGVFDNIRKLFAETTEAKVRGYQPGRFSFNVKGGRCEACSGDGTLKIEMNFLPDVYVPCEVCHGARYNRETLEVHYKGKTIADVLNMPIEEGAEFFAAFTPIARHLNTLVDVGLGYVRLGQPATTLSGGEAQRVKLASELQKRSNGRSIYVLDEPTTGLHFEDIRKLLLVLQGLVDKGNTVITIEHNLDVIKSADWLIDLGPDGGSGGGQIIATGTPETVAKSTESYTAAFLREVL, encoded by the coding sequence GTGCCTAAAGCTGCTGAATCTTCCCTTGCCCCGACGCGCGAGCTGAACAGCGTCCGCGAACCGGTGAAACGCCCGGACATGTCCCGCCTCGTGGTCAAAGGGGCGCGGGAACACAATCTGCGCAATGTCGATCTGGACCTGCCCCGGGACTCGATGATCGTGTTCACCGGGCTTTCCGGCTCCGGAAAATCCTCGCTCGCCTTCGACACGATCTTCGCCGAAGGGCAACGCCGTTATGTGGAGTCGTTGTCCGCCTATGCCCGGCAGTTCCTCGGCCAAGTGGACAAGCCGGACGTCGACTTCATCGAAGGTTTGTCGCCCGCGGTCTCGATCGACCAGAAGTCGACCTCCAAAAATCCGCGCTCCACAGTGGGCACGATCACCGAGATCTACGATTACATGCGTTTGCTCTGGGCCCGGGTGGGCCGCCCGCATTGTCCGATCTGCGGCGAGCCGGTGGCCAGGCAGACCCCGCAGCAGATCGTGGACCAATTGCTGGAGATGGCCGAAGGCACCCGGTTCCAGGTCTTGGCCCCGGTGGTCCGCGGCCGGAAGGGCGAGTTCGTCGACCTGTTCAAGGAACTGACCGCCAAGGGCTACTCCCGGGCCAAGGTGGACGGCGAATTGATCCAGCTCGCCGAAGCCCCGAAGCTGGGCAAACAGTACAAGCACACCATCGAGGTCGTGGTCGACCGGTTGGTGGTCCGCGACGGGATCCAGCAACGGCTCACGGACTCCGTGGAGACCGCATTGCTGCTCGCCGAGGGCCGGGTGCTGGTGGAACTGGTCGATGTTGCGGAGGACGACGCCGAGACCGTGCGGATCCGGAGCTTCTCGGAGAACTTGGCCTGTCCGAACGAACATCCGCTGGCGATCGACGAGATCGAGCCGCGGTCCTTTTCCTTCAACAACCCGTTCGGCGCGTGTTCGGCATGTTCCGGAATCGGCACGAAGCTGGAAGTCGACGAAGAACTCGTGGTGCCCAATCCGGCCCTGCCGTTGGGCGAAGGAGCAATCGCACCCTGGTCCCTGGGCGCGGCGACCACCGAATACTGGAACCGCCTGCTCGAGGGGCTGGGCAAGGAGCTCGGCTTCGATCTGGGCATGCCGTGGCGGAAACTCTCCACCGAAGCCAGGCAGGCGATCCTGCACGGCAAAGACCACAACGTGGTGGTGCAGTACCGAAACCGCTTCGGCCGGGAACGCAAGTACTCGACCGGATTCGAAGGCGTCATCCAGTACATCCACCGCAAGCACCTGGAAACCGAGTCGGATTACGCCCGGGACCGCTATGAAGAGTACATGCGGCAGGTCCCGTGCCCGGAGTGCGGGGGTGCCAGACTGAACCCGGCCTCGCTTTCGGTGCTGATCAACAACAAGTCGATCGCCGCGGTGGCTGCGATGCCGATGCGCGAATGCTTCGAATTCCTCTCCTCGCTCGAACTGACCGACCGGGAAGCGCAGATCGCCGCCCAAGTGCTCAAGGAAATCCAGGCCAGACTTACCTTCCTGCTCGACGTCGGCTTGGAATACCTGAATCTGGAGCGGGCCTCGGCCACGCTTTCCGGCGGTGAAGCGCAACGGATCAGGCTCGCCACCCAAATCGGTTCCGGTTTGGTCGGCGTGCTGTATGTGCTCGATGAACCTTCGATCGGGTTGCACCAACGGGACAACCGCCGGCTCATCGAGACGCTCACCAGGCTCCGGGACCTCGGCAACACGCTGATCGTGGTGGAACACGACGAGGACACCATCCACGAAGCGGATTGGGTGGTCGACATCGGACCGGGCGCGGGGGAGCACGGTGGCCAGGTGGTGCACTCCGGGCCGTTGGCGGGCCTGCTCAGCAATACTTCTTCGTTGACCGGGGATTACCTCTCCGGACGGAAGAAGATCGAAGTCCCGGCGAAGCGGCGCAAGTTCGACAAGAAGCGGGTGCTCAAAGTCGTCGGCGCCCGGGAGAACAACCTGCGCAACCTCGACGCGGTGTTCCCGCTGGGTGTTTTCACCGCGGTCACCGGGGTCTCGGGCTCCGGAAAGTCGACCCTGGTCAACGAGATCCTGTACAAGGTGCTCGCGAACAAGCTCAACGGCGCCAAGCAAGTCGCCGGTCGGCACACCAAGGTCGAAGGGCTGGAGCAACTGGACAAGGTGGTGCACGTCGACCAGAGTCCGATCGGCCGGACTCCGCGTTCCAACCCCGCCACCTACACCGGAGTCTTCGACAATATCCGGAAGCTCTTCGCGGAGACCACTGAAGCCAAGGTCCGCGGATACCAGCCGGGGCGGTTCTCGTTCAACGTCAAAGGTGGGCGCTGCGAAGCGTGTTCCGGAGACGGCACCTTGAAGATCGAAATGAACTTCCTTCCCGATGTCTATGTTCCGTGCGAAGTCTGCCACGGTGCACGCTACAACCGGGAGACCTTGGAGGTGCATTACAAGGGCAAGACCATTGCGGACGTGCTCAATATGCCGATCGAAGAGGGCGCCGAGTTCTTCGCGGCCTTCACCCCGATCGCCCGGCACCTCAACACCCTGGTCGACGTCGGCCTGGGCTATGTCCGATTGGGCCAGCCGGCCACCACGCTCTCCGGCGGCGAAGCGCAACGGGTGAAGCTGGCCTCCGAGCTGCAGAAGCGTTCCAACGGGCGGAGCATCTACGTGCTCGATGAACCGACTACGGGCTTGCATTTCGAAGACATTCGCAAGCTGCTCCTGGTCTTGCAGGGATTGGTGGACAAAGGCAACACCGTGATCACCATCGAGCACAACCTCGATGTGATCAAGAGCGCCGATTGGTTGATCGACTTGGGTCCGGACGGCGGTTCTGGAGGCGGCCAGATCATCGCCACCGGCACCCCGGAGACGGTAGCCAAGTCCACCGAGAGCTACACTGCGGCCTTCCTCCGCGAGGTGCTTTGA
- a CDS encoding lysophospholipid acyltransferase family protein, with protein MALYDLARGTTRGLIAVACRPTITGLENVPKEGPFIVAPNHLSFLDSVLIQTIMPRKVAFFAKAEYFTTKGIKGRFMKSFFTGVGSIPVERGEQAASVAALKSLLDILGSGNGVGIYPEGTRSRDGLLYRGRTGVGWLALTTGAPVIPVGLKGTEKLQPAGSNAIKPQHFSMVVGKPIYFDKTGPDHSLPARRAATDAIMDAIAALSGQPRAEGYNQSKSL; from the coding sequence ATGGCGCTCTATGACTTGGCTCGCGGAACCACTCGCGGTCTGATCGCGGTGGCCTGCCGGCCCACGATCACCGGTCTGGAAAACGTGCCCAAAGAAGGCCCGTTCATCGTGGCCCCGAACCACCTGTCGTTTTTGGACAGCGTGCTGATCCAAACCATCATGCCGCGCAAAGTGGCGTTCTTCGCGAAAGCCGAATACTTCACCACCAAGGGCATCAAGGGTCGGTTCATGAAGTCGTTCTTCACCGGCGTCGGGTCGATTCCGGTGGAACGCGGCGAGCAAGCGGCCAGCGTGGCCGCGCTCAAATCGCTGCTGGACATTCTGGGCTCTGGAAACGGTGTGGGCATTTACCCCGAAGGCACCCGGTCCCGGGACGGATTGCTGTACCGCGGCCGTACCGGAGTGGGCTGGTTGGCGCTGACCACCGGCGCTCCGGTGATTCCGGTCGGGCTGAAAGGCACGGAAAAGTTGCAGCCGGCGGGCAGCAATGCCATCAAACCGCAGCACTTCTCGATGGTGGTGGGAAAGCCGATCTACTTCGACAAAACCGGTCCGGACCATTCGCTGCCGGCGCGGCGGGCCGCGACCGACGCGATCATGGACGCGATCGCAGCGCTCAGCGGGCAACCGCGGGCCGAAGGCTACAACCAGAGCAAAAGCCTCTGA
- a CDS encoding HAD hydrolase-like protein — protein sequence MSRPPGSDSLPAAVLFDLDGTLVDPAGGITGGIAYALAGMGLPVPELPVLNSMVGPKLAESLLSSTEASPEQLPELIARYRQWYHEHALAMSRPYPGIPELLAGLQAAGVPLAVATQKPQGAARAVLDRHGLSRFFEVLSGADDDETLPAPADQVPKAGIVAVAVQGLADAGLLDPAPGAVGRVVMIGDREHDVLGARANQLDCIGVGWGFGSPGELLRAGAVAVLESTAELAAELGAGDFVRTRQEALDGAL from the coding sequence ATGAGTAGGCCACCTGGTTCCGACAGCCTTCCGGCTGCGGTGTTATTCGATTTGGACGGAACCCTGGTCGACCCGGCCGGTGGCATCACCGGCGGGATCGCATATGCTCTCGCAGGCATGGGTTTGCCGGTTCCGGAGCTGCCGGTGCTCAACTCCATGGTCGGTCCGAAGCTGGCCGAGTCGTTGCTCAGTTCGACCGAGGCGAGTCCGGAACAGCTCCCCGAGCTGATCGCGCGCTACCGGCAGTGGTACCACGAACACGCCTTGGCGATGAGCCGGCCCTATCCCGGGATTCCGGAATTGCTGGCCGGCCTGCAGGCCGCCGGAGTGCCGCTTGCCGTGGCCACGCAGAAACCGCAGGGCGCCGCGCGTGCGGTACTGGACCGGCACGGTTTGTCCAGATTCTTCGAGGTGCTTTCCGGCGCCGATGACGACGAGACCCTGCCTGCGCCGGCCGATCAGGTGCCGAAAGCCGGAATCGTCGCGGTCGCCGTGCAGGGCCTCGCCGACGCCGGTCTGCTGGACCCGGCGCCCGGCGCCGTCGGCCGGGTGGTCATGATCGGGGATCGGGAACACGACGTGCTCGGCGCGCGGGCCAATCAGTTGGATTGCATCGGCGTCGGCTGGGGCTTCGGCTCGCCCGGCGAGCTGCTCCGGGCCGGTGCGGTGGCCGTGCTGGAGTCCACCGCGGAGCTCGCTGCGGAACTCGGGGCCGGAGACTTCGTCCGGACGCGGCAGGAGGCACTCGATGGCGCTCTATGA